From Methanocella paludicola SANAE, a single genomic window includes:
- a CDS encoding PAS domain S-box protein: protein MTAKRGSRKKTSSTRSVAPEDKDRRIKELEDRVAILENELRSCREKTAPIDFIDRKRAEEALRVGEERYRSLVESAGAWVWETNQDFVLTYDSPRGLEILGYGPDEVIGRLPFSFMPEDELERIKLIVGPAIARHDPIQRIENRLIKKDGSIATIETTAVPLFDESGRYRGYRGVNHDVTERKRAEEALKESEEKYRFLVENSKDVIWKMDMEARWTFVSGNVEKVNGYRPDEMVGKPIWDFIAPECHDFIRKKLLKRMRGEEIAPYLTWSMNKDGGRTPLEVVTTAITDEAGKIVGVQGISRDITRRLQAEKALQESERRYRDIVEDQTELIALLNIDLVITFVNDAYCRYFGKKREELVGHTLLTLVSEEDREAVKASIAGLSEKDPAASIEQRVKRPDGSLSWTDWKNRIVFDEHGRPTGYQAVGRDITERKRAEKALIREKHILTKSQEAAHVGNWAFDLQTREITGSDEVYRIFGYEPGEVKLSREWVRSHVLPEDLSILDNFMVARVRDGSLGSVDYRIKRRNGSVGYLNTIVDKSVRDNAGRIRRLYGIIQDVSGRKQAEEEMKTAKQQSELYLDLMGHDINNMHQVALGYLELASTMPPGEEQAKLLEKPVEVLQRSTQLILNVRKLQKLQEGVFQTQEVDVCEVLMGVRREFGTIPNKAITLNMNGCDQCLVHANELLHDVFANLVGNAIKHTGDRADVVIDMDILKDNGRKYCRVMVEDNGPGIPDDFKGKIFNRMLRGTTKAKGMGLGLYLVKSLVDSYGGRVWVEDRVQGDHTKGARFVVLLPALEK, encoded by the coding sequence ATGACTGCGAAACGGGGGTCTCGGAAGAAGACAAGCAGCACCCGTAGCGTAGCTCCCGAGGATAAGGATCGGCGCATCAAAGAACTTGAAGACCGCGTTGCTATTCTGGAAAACGAGCTTCGGTCATGCCGGGAAAAGACCGCTCCTATCGACTTTATCGATCGTAAGCGGGCCGAGGAGGCACTACGTGTCGGCGAGGAAAGGTACCGTAGCCTTGTCGAGAGTGCCGGCGCCTGGGTATGGGAAACCAACCAGGACTTTGTTTTAACGTACGATAGCCCCAGGGGGCTGGAGATACTGGGCTATGGACCGGACGAGGTCATCGGAAGGCTCCCGTTCAGTTTTATGCCTGAAGACGAGCTTGAACGGATAAAATTGATCGTCGGGCCCGCCATAGCGAGGCATGACCCTATACAACGGATAGAGAACCGTTTGATCAAGAAGGATGGCAGCATAGCGACCATAGAGACGACCGCCGTTCCATTATTCGATGAGTCCGGGCGGTATCGGGGATATCGCGGAGTTAATCATGATGTCACCGAGCGCAAGCGGGCAGAGGAGGCATTAAAGGAGAGCGAGGAGAAGTACCGTTTCCTGGTGGAGAACTCGAAGGATGTCATCTGGAAGATGGACATGGAGGCACGGTGGACGTTCGTCAGCGGCAACGTGGAGAAGGTGAACGGGTACCGGCCGGACGAGATGGTGGGTAAACCCATCTGGGATTTTATAGCGCCGGAGTGCCACGATTTTATTAGAAAAAAGTTGCTTAAGCGTATGCGTGGAGAGGAGATCGCTCCTTATTTAACGTGGAGCATGAATAAGGACGGCGGCCGTACTCCCCTGGAGGTGGTCACCACGGCCATTACCGATGAGGCCGGGAAGATCGTGGGCGTGCAGGGCATATCCCGGGACATCACGCGGCGCTTGCAGGCCGAGAAGGCTTTGCAGGAGAGCGAAAGGCGGTACCGGGACATCGTCGAGGACCAGACCGAACTGATCGCTCTTCTGAATATCGACCTGGTGATCACTTTCGTGAACGACGCCTACTGCAGGTATTTTGGGAAGAAGCGGGAAGAGCTGGTCGGACATACGCTCCTGACCCTGGTCTCGGAGGAGGACCGGGAGGCCGTAAAAGCCAGTATCGCCGGGCTCAGCGAGAAAGATCCTGCAGCCTCCATCGAGCAGCGGGTAAAGCGACCCGACGGCAGCCTCTCGTGGACGGACTGGAAGAACCGTATCGTTTTCGATGAGCATGGCCGGCCCACAGGGTATCAGGCGGTCGGAAGAGACATCACGGAGCGGAAGCGGGCCGAGAAAGCGTTGATCCGGGAGAAGCATATTCTCACCAAGTCCCAGGAAGCGGCCCATGTGGGCAATTGGGCGTTTGATCTTCAGACCCGGGAAATCACGGGCTCGGATGAAGTATACCGGATATTCGGATATGAGCCTGGCGAGGTTAAGCTAAGCCGTGAATGGGTGCGGTCCCATGTCCTGCCCGAGGACCTTTCAATATTGGATAATTTCATGGTGGCCCGGGTTCGAGATGGAAGCCTGGGAAGTGTCGATTATCGTATAAAGAGGCGGAACGGTTCCGTGGGATACTTGAATACGATCGTGGATAAATCGGTCCGGGATAATGCGGGAAGGATAAGGCGACTGTACGGCATTATCCAGGACGTTAGCGGGCGTAAGCAAGCTGAAGAGGAGATGAAAACCGCAAAACAACAATCGGAATTGTACCTGGACTTGATGGGCCACGACATCAACAACATGCACCAGGTGGCACTCGGATATCTTGAATTGGCCAGTACTATGCCGCCGGGTGAAGAGCAAGCGAAACTTCTGGAAAAGCCCGTTGAAGTGTTACAACGTAGTACTCAGCTCATTCTGAACGTGAGGAAGCTTCAGAAGCTCCAGGAGGGCGTGTTCCAGACCCAGGAAGTCGATGTGTGCGAGGTGCTCATGGGTGTGCGACGGGAGTTTGGTACAATTCCAAACAAGGCCATTACTCTAAACATGAATGGGTGCGATCAATGCCTGGTCCATGCCAATGAATTGTTACATGACGTATTCGCCAACCTGGTGGGTAATGCGATCAAACACACCGGGGATCGTGCGGACGTCGTGATCGACATGGATATTTTAAAGGATAACGGCAGAAAGTATTGCAGAGTTATGGTGGAGGATAACGGCCCGGGCATCCCCGATGATTTCAAGGGTAAGATCTTTAACCGGATGCTGCGGGGCACCACAAAGGCAAAGGGCATGGGCCTCGGACTATATCTGGTCAAGTCGCTCGTCGACAGTTACGGTGGCCGGGTGTGGGTCGAAGACCGGGTGCAGGGTGACCACACGAAGGGCGCCAGGTTCGTGGTCCTGCTGCCAGCCTTAGAAAAGTAA
- a CDS encoding PAS domain-containing protein: MNPRFSSGIQEDDKARDQLLSEIRELRARNATLEGYKARVEKLESILRSGEEMSRQFLEQTLYGVWVNVDSRTVFINKEGARILGAFHPRDIIGKSIFEFIHPDYHEVAKDRIRMIHETGDPMAIVQEKCIRLDGRAVDVDIWLMKFRYEGKPAIFAAFRDITERRQAERALKESEEKFRALAESAKAGIILTRADKFIYVNPETIKDLGYTKDELLAMKFWDVVHPDSRELVRSQGLKLLQGLPAPSTYEIKVLTKGGKTLWEELTATIIDYIGEPTILITSFNITERKRAEIALRESEYELNKAQRIAHLGSWEWDLASNKVRGSDELYRMFGLTPGLETPLDQFIEQVAPEDRQRLMNALGETVKYNKPFDMEYQVLLPDGTRRFIDDKAEVSYEGGRPATVFGTVLDITERKRVENELKAAKMQADLYVDLMSHDISNMNQVGMGFLEMALDMLDLDEMGREMLLKPKSAFENSSKLIDNVKKLQKARSGKYSEREMDIGQVLGKVRDNYSKQYGPNVTINYLMSSGYMVKANELLYDLFSNLVENAIKHAKAHPMIDINVEPARENGRVYYRVTIDDQGPGIPDELKSVIFERKLTGDIKSKGSGIGLYMVKTLADIYNGRVWVEDRVPGDRTKGARFVAMLPAVEK; the protein is encoded by the coding sequence ATGAATCCTCGATTTTCTTCGGGCATTCAAGAAGATGATAAGGCCAGGGACCAGCTTTTATCCGAGATAAGAGAGCTTAGGGCCCGCAATGCGACCCTCGAAGGCTATAAGGCTCGGGTGGAGAAGCTTGAGTCCATCCTGAGGAGCGGCGAGGAGATGAGCCGGCAGTTTCTCGAGCAGACCTTGTATGGGGTATGGGTCAACGTTGACAGTAGGACCGTCTTCATTAATAAAGAGGGGGCGAGAATTCTGGGGGCATTCCATCCCCGCGACATCATCGGTAAATCTATTTTCGAATTCATCCATCCCGACTACCATGAAGTTGCTAAGGATCGCATCCGCATGATCCACGAAACGGGCGATCCTATGGCGATTGTCCAGGAAAAATGCATACGCCTTGACGGCCGGGCAGTTGACGTTGATATCTGGCTAATGAAGTTCAGGTACGAGGGGAAGCCCGCCATATTCGCGGCGTTCCGGGACATTACGGAGCGCAGGCAGGCTGAAAGAGCATTAAAAGAGAGCGAGGAGAAGTTCCGGGCCCTCGCCGAGTCGGCCAAGGCCGGGATCATACTCACGAGAGCGGATAAGTTCATCTATGTCAATCCAGAGACGATCAAGGATCTAGGCTATACGAAGGATGAGCTGCTGGCCATGAAGTTTTGGGATGTGGTTCATCCGGACTCTCGGGAGCTGGTACGAAGCCAGGGGCTCAAGCTGCTTCAGGGCTTGCCAGCACCTTCCACTTACGAGATCAAGGTCCTGACGAAGGGTGGCAAAACGCTCTGGGAGGAACTAACAGCCACTATTATCGATTATATAGGCGAGCCCACCATCCTTATCACGAGCTTCAACATCACGGAGCGCAAGCGGGCCGAGATAGCACTTCGGGAGAGCGAGTACGAACTGAACAAGGCCCAGAGGATCGCTCACCTGGGCAGCTGGGAGTGGGACCTGGCGAGTAATAAGGTGAGGGGCTCCGATGAACTGTACCGTATGTTCGGCCTTACTCCCGGCCTTGAAACGCCCTTAGATCAATTCATCGAACAAGTTGCTCCGGAGGATCGACAGAGACTCATGAATGCGCTGGGTGAGACGGTCAAGTATAACAAGCCCTTCGACATGGAATACCAGGTACTCCTCCCCGACGGTACCCGGCGGTTTATCGACGACAAGGCCGAGGTGTCCTACGAAGGCGGCAGGCCGGCGACAGTATTTGGCACTGTCCTCGACATCACTGAACGCAAGCGGGTTGAAAATGAGTTAAAAGCCGCCAAGATGCAGGCCGACCTCTACGTCGACCTGATGAGCCACGACATCAGCAACATGAACCAGGTGGGAATGGGATTCCTTGAAATGGCCCTGGACATGCTGGATTTGGACGAGATGGGCCGGGAGATGTTGCTGAAGCCCAAATCGGCCTTCGAGAACAGCTCGAAGCTGATTGACAATGTAAAGAAGCTCCAGAAGGCGAGGTCGGGCAAATATTCGGAGAGGGAGATGGATATCGGACAGGTGCTCGGGAAAGTACGGGACAATTATTCAAAGCAGTATGGCCCGAACGTCACTATTAATTACCTCATGAGTTCTGGATACATGGTCAAGGCAAACGAATTATTATACGATCTGTTCTCGAACCTCGTGGAGAACGCCATAAAACACGCTAAAGCTCATCCCATGATCGACATTAACGTTGAACCGGCGAGGGAAAACGGCCGTGTCTACTACAGGGTTACGATCGACGATCAGGGCCCTGGCATACCGGATGAGCTTAAATCCGTGATATTCGAACGTAAACTGACGGGCGACATTAAATCGAAGGGCAGCGGTATCGGCCTATACATGGTGAAAACACTCGCCGATATCTATAACGGCCGGGTATGGGTCGAGGACCGGGTGCCAGGTGACCGCACGAAGGGCGCAAGGTTCGTGGCCATGCTGCCGGCGGTAGAGAAGTAA
- a CDS encoding DUF1214 domain-containing protein — protein sequence MTKSRIIAVIALGIIVGAVLAFLTGGTLIYYVAHSMETNVNGWSTTLNYGEWGNDILLRAAFAQVLSAANVPEEAVYWSTTVDSTGSKLNGTHDYIMHFPAGGLPPNNAFWSLTMEDSNYLMVNNSINRYNLGSLSNLTPNADGSVDIYIQNAPPSGNESNWLPAPSGNFMLWLRAYLPGPAILNGSYQVPPVMEVS from the coding sequence ATGACAAAAAGTAGAATCATCGCTGTGATCGCGCTGGGAATTATCGTGGGGGCGGTGCTGGCATTCCTCACCGGAGGCACTCTCATTTACTATGTGGCCCACTCTATGGAAACGAATGTCAATGGCTGGAGCACCACCTTGAATTACGGTGAATGGGGCAACGACATTCTTTTACGGGCAGCATTCGCCCAGGTCCTTTCCGCCGCTAATGTGCCTGAGGAGGCGGTGTACTGGTCGACGACCGTGGACAGCACGGGTAGCAAGCTGAACGGAACACATGACTATATAATGCACTTCCCCGCCGGAGGGCTCCCTCCGAACAATGCCTTCTGGTCGTTGACAATGGAAGACTCAAACTATCTGATGGTGAACAATTCGATAAATCGCTATAACCTCGGTTCATTGTCGAACCTTACGCCGAACGCTGACGGGTCCGTTGACATATACATACAAAACGCACCTCCATCCGGCAACGAGTCCAACTGGCTGCCGGCGCCCTCCGGCAACTTCATGCTATGGCTGCGCGCCTACCTGCCCGGCCCGGCGATCCTGAACGGTTCGTACCAGGTGCCACCCGTCATGGAGGTGAGCTGA
- a CDS encoding DUF1254 domain-containing protein, whose product MPNIKHKQLLLFALVMLVVWGVGTVAYIYYYPHLIYNALDNAVINNGGGANSSVPVNTLYTLTTLASPSTHNNLAGGNHDTLYTLGVLDLSKGPQVLSVPDMGGRYYSIEFVDPWGDASYVGQRTTGTQAGSYLLSGPGWKGNLPAGMKQMAFSDNTVLVMGRVLVYNDSDLTTAYNLSKQIQLTPLT is encoded by the coding sequence ATGCCGAATATCAAACACAAGCAGCTGCTCTTGTTCGCCTTAGTAATGCTCGTAGTGTGGGGAGTGGGCACCGTCGCCTACATCTACTATTATCCACATCTAATTTACAACGCGTTGGATAATGCGGTAATCAATAACGGCGGGGGAGCAAATTCCTCCGTCCCCGTTAATACGCTCTATACGCTGACAACCCTCGCTTCTCCATCTACACATAACAATTTGGCAGGCGGAAACCACGACACGCTCTACACTCTAGGTGTGCTTGATCTGAGTAAAGGGCCGCAGGTTTTAAGCGTGCCGGACATGGGTGGACGATACTACAGCATAGAGTTCGTCGACCCCTGGGGTGACGCCTCCTATGTCGGCCAGCGCACCACCGGCACCCAAGCAGGCAGCTATCTCCTGAGTGGACCCGGCTGGAAGGGGAACCTGCCCGCTGGGATGAAGCAGATGGCCTTTTCGGACAATACCGTGCTCGTCATGGGGAGAGTGCTCGTGTATAATGACAGCGACCTGACGACCGCCTATAACCTTTCGAAACAGATACAGCTCACGCCACTGACATAG
- a CDS encoding ATP-binding cassette domain-containing protein translates to MMLEAHDLVKYYDHRPVLNGASIAVKDGETRVIIGLNGSGKSTLLKAITGVIKIDMGVIKIDEKDVTNLPPEDRNVGYVPQHPSLFNHLTIEDNISYSLKNGRGSKEAFANVVSLLGLEKYLLMRPGELSGGYKCRVSLARAIMSRPRVLLLDEPMTEVDRAKKEQLLPTFKDVLGEFSIPVIYITHDPWEAGMIGNTYSIMDNGKIASIGSPEEAFRMIREQALHNMI, encoded by the coding sequence ATGATGCTCGAAGCCCACGACCTCGTAAAGTATTATGACCACCGGCCCGTATTAAACGGCGCCAGCATCGCCGTCAAAGACGGCGAAACAAGAGTCATCATAGGCTTGAACGGGAGCGGAAAATCAACCCTTCTCAAGGCCATAACAGGCGTCATAAAGATTGACATGGGCGTCATCAAGATCGACGAAAAGGATGTGACCAATCTACCCCCTGAGGACCGAAACGTGGGTTATGTGCCGCAACACCCTTCGCTTTTCAACCACCTGACCATTGAGGATAACATTTCCTATAGCCTGAAAAACGGGCGAGGATCGAAAGAAGCATTCGCAAACGTCGTTTCGCTCTTAGGCCTGGAAAAATATCTTTTGATGAGGCCCGGGGAGCTTAGCGGCGGATACAAATGTCGGGTTTCATTGGCCAGAGCGATCATGTCACGGCCAAGGGTCCTGCTCCTGGACGAACCTATGACCGAGGTGGATCGGGCTAAAAAGGAGCAACTCCTGCCCACATTCAAAGATGTGCTAGGAGAATTTAGCATACCCGTAATATACATAACGCACGACCCGTGGGAAGCGGGGATGATCGGAAACACATATTCCATCATGGACAACGGCAAAATAGCCAGCATTGGTTCGCCCGAAGAAGCTTTCCGAATGATACGAGAACAAGCCTTACATAATATGATTTAA
- a CDS encoding ABC transporter permease: MRKISPFEILFIPLFLLLIVYPVAAIVGNVTLVGIYKTLSDSFFWNSFINTILAATFAALLGVLLAMGFGYYYIFHKSTLMYRLANLTNDLPIALPHTVAGLALLLAFGRKAFGFAGSTGLAFTLFAVSLAMFFVSYPLASRAIASAIDEVDRETIDVSRTLGDTPTKAYIRVVIPLIGEALISALILAFSRSLSEFAAVIMFGGNVPGATQVLASYVFTKVEEGEVEMAVTASAICVLLSLSLVLALRLWNRHMATRRGIRKMKAIPLPGGK; this comes from the coding sequence ATGCGTAAGATCAGCCCATTCGAAATACTATTCATTCCCCTTTTTTTATTACTAATCGTCTACCCCGTCGCGGCTATCGTGGGCAACGTCACCCTGGTCGGCATATATAAGACCCTTTCCGATTCCTTTTTCTGGAATAGCTTTATAAACACTATACTGGCCGCTACCTTTGCCGCTCTGTTGGGGGTCTTACTGGCCATGGGTTTCGGATATTATTATATTTTCCATAAAAGTACTCTGATGTATAGGCTAGCCAACCTCACGAACGACCTCCCGATAGCCCTCCCTCACACCGTGGCTGGACTCGCATTGCTTCTGGCGTTCGGCAGGAAAGCATTCGGCTTTGCGGGCAGCACCGGCCTGGCTTTCACACTGTTTGCCGTCTCCCTTGCCATGTTCTTTGTATCGTATCCGCTGGCATCGAGGGCGATCGCCTCGGCCATAGACGAAGTGGATCGGGAGACGATCGACGTGTCCAGGACTCTCGGAGATACTCCGACAAAGGCCTATATCCGAGTCGTTATACCATTGATTGGCGAGGCGCTCATTTCTGCCCTCATCCTTGCTTTCTCGCGTTCACTGAGCGAGTTCGCCGCGGTCATCATGTTCGGGGGCAACGTGCCCGGCGCTACTCAGGTGCTGGCATCCTACGTGTTCACAAAGGTGGAGGAGGGTGAGGTGGAAATGGCCGTCACGGCGAGCGCCATTTGTGTACTACTATCGCTATCCCTTGTGCTCGCCCTTCGATTGTGGAACAGGCATATGGCCACGAGAAGAGGCATACGGAAAATGAAGGCCATACCTCTGCCGGGAGGGAAATGA
- the modA gene encoding molybdate ABC transporter substrate-binding protein — translation MSGYASSTDQKPLMLDSGAGLKKPMDTLIEKYHKEKGVTVIPNYGSAGGLYAQIEKGQPCDLFLPADWLYIDKLKNEGKIVDSKKFLRDHVVLIVSKTGEKKGIKSATDLTKDGMTVAVCDKRAPVGRYTENVLKSLGIWDTLQKKGNIKAQPVTVNQAALMVRNDDVDAAFVFSSTANLYGLHYAEKYSPAQSGDITFGLGTIKGGNEAQAKNFMDYLIQNAGEFERYGWERYA, via the coding sequence ATGTCCGGATATGCGTCCTCGACGGATCAAAAACCGCTGATGCTGGATTCGGGGGCGGGGCTTAAGAAGCCAATGGACACGCTGATAGAAAAGTACCATAAGGAAAAGGGTGTAACTGTCATCCCCAACTATGGATCGGCGGGTGGCCTCTATGCACAAATCGAGAAAGGCCAGCCCTGTGACCTGTTCCTTCCAGCCGATTGGCTATATATCGATAAGCTTAAAAACGAGGGAAAGATAGTAGATTCAAAAAAATTTCTAAGGGACCACGTCGTGCTCATCGTATCAAAAACAGGAGAGAAAAAGGGCATAAAATCAGCGACAGACCTTACGAAGGATGGTATGACGGTCGCCGTCTGCGATAAGCGCGCTCCAGTGGGAAGGTATACGGAGAACGTGCTGAAGAGCCTCGGCATATGGGATACGTTACAGAAAAAGGGCAATATCAAGGCCCAGCCGGTGACGGTAAACCAGGCTGCATTGATGGTCAGGAACGACGACGTGGATGCAGCATTCGTCTTTTCCAGCACGGCCAACCTATATGGCCTCCACTACGCGGAAAAATACTCCCCAGCACAGAGCGGAGACATCACCTTCGGCCTCGGAACCATAAAAGGTGGAAATGAGGCGCAGGCCAAGAATTTCATGGATTACCTTATCCAAAACGCCGGAGAGTTCGAGCGGTACGGGTGGGAAAGATATGCGTAA
- a CDS encoding winged helix-turn-helix transcriptional regulator codes for MPEDSEYLCICRLDGIINIISKKWALLIINSIGNRGRARFKQIEGDLEGISPKTLADTLKDLQNEQLIGRESFNEIPPRVEYYLTDEGKSLRCAIVPLLKWAASRDNHGSGKCPYPCKNGPNGAKRITLK; via the coding sequence ATGCCCGAAGATAGCGAGTACCTCTGCATATGCCGCCTGGATGGAATCATCAATATTATTTCTAAGAAGTGGGCTCTACTCATCATCAATTCCATCGGGAACCGGGGCAGGGCGCGGTTCAAGCAGATCGAGGGGGACCTGGAAGGGATCAGCCCCAAGACTCTGGCCGATACGCTCAAAGACCTCCAGAATGAACAATTGATTGGCAGAGAGTCGTTCAACGAAATACCACCCCGTGTAGAATATTACCTGACAGATGAGGGGAAATCGCTAAGGTGTGCCATCGTACCTCTGTTAAAATGGGCCGCGAGCCGGGATAATCATGGCTCGGGGAAGTGCCCATATCCCTGTAAAAACGGGCCAAATGGTGCAAAAAGGATTACCCTAAAATAA
- a CDS encoding ABC transporter ATP-binding protein gives MTEAIKAQGLTKLFGRTAAVDHVSFEVRKGEVFGFLGPNGAGKTTTMRMLTGIIKPDEGAASVMGHDVVKETILAKQVRGVVPDTSNAYVDISAWQNLMLTGDLYGVPRKLTEERAERLLRRFGLYEKRNQVVKGYSRGMKQRLILCMALVSEPRYCSWMSRLRAWTSKAPG, from the coding sequence ATGACCGAGGCCATAAAAGCTCAAGGGCTCACGAAATTGTTCGGGCGAACCGCAGCCGTCGACCACGTTTCCTTCGAGGTCAGAAAAGGCGAGGTCTTCGGCTTCCTTGGCCCGAACGGGGCAGGCAAGACCACCACGATGAGGATGCTCACCGGGATAATCAAGCCCGATGAAGGTGCGGCATCCGTCATGGGCCATGACGTAGTGAAGGAGACCATCCTGGCAAAGCAGGTCAGAGGAGTAGTCCCCGACACATCGAACGCATACGTGGACATTTCCGCGTGGCAGAACCTAATGCTTACGGGTGACCTCTATGGCGTTCCTCGGAAGCTAACGGAGGAGAGGGCCGAAAGGCTGCTCCGGAGGTTCGGGCTTTATGAGAAAAGGAACCAGGTCGTAAAAGGCTACTCCCGGGGGATGAAGCAGAGGCTCATCCTCTGCATGGCTTTGGTTAGCGAGCCCCGGTATTGTTCTTGGATGAGCCGACTTCGGGCCTGGACGTCGAAAGCTCCCGGTTGA
- a CDS encoding DUF4162 domain-containing protein, which translates to MIKDIVREVNKDGATIFLTTHNMEEANQLCDRIAIIRMGRIVAVDSPEKLKAQSKGLQSIEISFDRPVDLDSVPLSGITKAVKVGDKFRLYTGDPDSVVKQLVDYAEEKRLKIISLNLLSPSLEDVFVELTRKEA; encoded by the coding sequence TTGATCAAGGACATCGTCCGCGAGGTGAACAAGGACGGTGCCACCATCTTCCTAACGACCCACAATATGGAGGAGGCGAACCAACTCTGTGACCGGATTGCGATTATAAGGATGGGCAGGATCGTGGCCGTTGATAGTCCGGAGAAGCTTAAAGCCCAGAGTAAAGGGCTTCAATCGATCGAAATCAGTTTTGACCGACCGGTGGACCTTGACAGTGTGCCCTTGAGCGGTATCACCAAGGCTGTCAAAGTGGGGGATAAGTTCAGGCTCTACACAGGCGATCCCGACTCCGTAGTTAAGCAATTGGTTGATTACGCGGAGGAAAAACGACTGAAAATCATTTCCCTTAACCTGCTCTCGCCGTCCCTGGAGGACGTTTTCGTTGAATTGACCAGGAAGGAGGCCTGA
- a CDS encoding ABC transporter permease, which yields MLSLNMFMEQLKRSVAIARKDMKIYYMKGPVITFGLIFPFFLIVAYTLGRNVPIKDLYPGIMGMTVFFTATSVGPAIIPWEVRSQTFERLISMPVALWAMLFGDVQASFCFGLVISLLTALIAPIIGVSILHLLVFSFALLLGTLCFATLSILLSAYPPTDTPGNTMMLASMIKFPLVFISGVFLPIGQMPEWGRLVSYFSPLTYYTDLVRYSIDGVSYFPILVDFTAIAVFTVVFMFAAIKIHEKVLTRRLT from the coding sequence ATGCTTTCCCTTAACATGTTCATGGAGCAATTAAAGCGGTCGGTCGCCATAGCCCGGAAGGACATGAAGATCTACTACATGAAGGGGCCGGTGATCACCTTCGGGCTGATTTTCCCGTTCTTCCTGATCGTGGCGTACACGCTGGGGAGAAACGTCCCCATTAAGGACCTTTACCCTGGCATCATGGGCATGACGGTGTTCTTCACGGCGACGTCAGTAGGCCCGGCCATCATTCCGTGGGAGGTGCGCTCCCAAACCTTCGAGCGGCTTATTTCCATGCCCGTCGCGTTGTGGGCGATGCTTTTCGGGGACGTGCAGGCATCATTCTGCTTCGGCCTGGTGATCTCCCTGCTGACGGCATTGATCGCCCCCATCATCGGCGTCTCCATCCTGCACTTACTGGTCTTTAGCTTCGCCCTCCTGCTCGGAACATTATGCTTTGCCACGCTGAGCATCCTACTCTCTGCATACCCGCCCACGGACACGCCCGGCAACACCATGATGCTCGCCTCCATGATCAAGTTCCCTCTCGTGTTCATCAGCGGCGTGTTCCTGCCGATAGGGCAAATGCCGGAGTGGGGCAGGCTGGTCTCGTATTTCTCGCCACTAACATACTACACGGACCTGGTGAGATATTCCATCGATGGTGTAAGCTATTTCCCAATCCTAGTGGATTTCACGGCTATAGCTGTCTTTACCGTCGTCTTCATGTTCGCCGCCATTAAGATCCACGAAAAGGTGCTGACACGGAGATTAACCTGA
- a CDS encoding cupin domain-containing protein: MSLIDLSALIEFSRVGRVKKDLIKTKGFNAILVCLDAGQEISPHPEPYEVLFVVIEGEGTITCGDGRYGVKPGSAVYVKNGEDRGIRCDKRMAVVGIQEAH; encoded by the coding sequence ATGAGCCTGATCGATTTAAGTGCCTTAATTGAATTTTCGAGAGTGGGCCGGGTGAAAAAGGATCTGATAAAAACGAAGGGATTTAATGCGATCCTCGTGTGCTTGGACGCCGGGCAGGAGATATCTCCCCACCCCGAGCCTTACGAGGTGCTGTTCGTTGTAATCGAGGGTGAGGGAACGATTACCTGTGGAGATGGCCGATACGGTGTCAAGCCCGGGAGCGCTGTCTATGTTAAAAATGGCGAGGACCGCGGGATTAGGTGTGATAAAAGGATGGCGGTCGTGGGGATACAGGAAGCCCATTAG